Proteins encoded together in one Quercus lobata isolate SW786 chromosome 3, ValleyOak3.0 Primary Assembly, whole genome shotgun sequence window:
- the LOC115978732 gene encoding cyclic dof factor 3-like, protein MLELKDPAIKLFGKTIPLPLRKQTLTNESSVAEDCSDQNLHSPNISSSSREESSAREREGNKEPLGRELITNKQEDGTSHQISEDSKDPTSSSTSENPKTPSVDIETSSIKASKNGEQSETSISQEKTLKKPDKILPCPRCNSMDTKFCYYNNYNVNQPRHFCKNCQRYWTAGGTMRNVPVGAGRRKNKNSSNSHYRHIIVSEALQTARANGIQNPAFGNNSTVLTFGSDSPLCESMASVLNLAEKTQNHVPNVFHRPDQRTLVSGGDTGDDYSSGSSITASNSTEKEFNAGLQESAVKNYQGFPPQLPCFPGTPWSLPWNSAHWSSAMPPPALCPSGFPVSFYPAPAYWGCNVSGSWNIQCLSPPSSSLSHGSQSSAPNSPTLGKHSRDGNIINPANSPKESVKENSSERCVWIPKTLRIDDPNEAAKSSIWTTLGIKNEKTSSINSGGLFKAFQTKGNDKSKVVETSAVLQANPAALSRSLNFHESA, encoded by the exons ATGTTGGAGTTAAAAGACCCGGCGATAAAGCTGTTCGGAAAGACAATTCCGTTGCCACTAAGGAAGCAAACTTTGACTAACGAGTCATCTGTAGCTGAGGATTGCTCTGACCAAAATCTTCATTCTCCAAACATTTCCTCCTCTTCGCGTGAAGAGAGCTCTGCCAGAGAACGTGAAGGGAATAAG GAACCTTTGGGAAGAGAACTCATCACAAATAAACAGGAAGATGGTACCTCGCATCAGATTTCAGAAGATTCAAAAGATCCTACATCATCAAGCACTAGCGAGAACCCTAAAACTCCCTCAGTTGACATAGAAACTTCATCAATAAAAGCCTCAAAGAATGGAGAACAAAGTGAGACAAGTATCTCACAAGAAAAGACCCTGAAGAAGCCTGACAAAATACTTCCATGTCCCCGGTGCAATAGCATGGACACCAAGTTTTGTTATTACAACAATTACAATGTCAACCAGCCCCGTCATTTCTGTAAGAACTGTCAAAGATACTGGACTGCTGGTGGAACTATGAGGAATGTACCCGTAGGTGCTGGTCGTCGGAAGAACAAAAACTCTTCCAATTCACATTATCGTCACATTATAGTTTCAGAAGCTCTTCAAACAGCTCGAGCTAATGGAATTCAAAATCCAGCTTTTGGAAATAATAGCACTGTCCTCACATTTGGCTCAGATTCTCCTCTTTGCGAATCCATGGCTTCTGTATTGAACCTTGCAGAGAAAACGCAAAACCATGTTCCAAACGTATTTCACAGACCTGATCAAAGAACTCTTGTTTCTGGTGGAGATACTGGAGACGATTACTCAAGTGGATCCTCTATCACAGCTTCAAATTCAACTGAGAAGGAATTTAATGCTGGTTTACAAGAGTCAGCAGTTAAGAATTATCAAGGGTTTCCTCCCCAGTTACCATGCTTTCCAGGAACCCCTTGGTCTTTGCCTTGGAACTCAGCTCACTGGAGCTCTGCGATGCCTCCACCTGCTTTATGCCCATCAGGCTTCCCGGTATCATTCTACCCTGCACCAGCATATTGGGGTTGTAATGTTTCAGGCTCTTGGAATATACAATGTCTTTCCCCACCATCTTCTTCTCTCAGCCACGGTAGCCAAAGCTCGGCCCCTAATTCCCCAACCTTGGGCAAACATTCACGGGATGGGAACATCATTAATCCCGCGAACTCACCGAAAGAGTCTGTTAAAGAGAACAGTTCAGAAAGATGTGTTTGGATTCCAAAAACTTTGAGGATTGATGATCCCAATGAAGCTGCAAAGAGCTCTATATGGACTACACTTGGGATCAAGAATGAGAAGACTAGTTCTATCAACAGTGGAGGTCTCTTTAAGGCATTCCAAACAAAGGGCAATGACAAAAGTAAAGTGGTCGAGACATCTGCTGTGCTGCAAGCCAACCCTGCAGCCTTGTCCCGGTCACTAAACTTCCATGAGAGTGCATAA